The Pseudarthrobacter sp. NS4 genome includes a window with the following:
- a CDS encoding acyl-CoA dehydrogenase family protein, which yields MSTSAAELNDLPYADGDFYAFEQLLTAKEQDRLAEVRDFLAREVRPIAVDCWNRGEFPMDLIPKLADIDLVSPVRRQGHSNLFAGLLHAEVTRADASIATFLGVHDGLFTGSIEVLASREQKDEWLPDIYALKKTGAFGLTEPLGGSDVAGGTRTTARREGGSWILNGAKRWIGNATFSDWVVVYARDVEDNQVKGFLVDTKLAGFSATKIENKISLRTVQNADITLDNVVVPDFFKLEHANSFRDVNKVLKVTRLGVAWQAVGQQLAAFDVARRYAVERHQFGRPLASFQLIQSQLVRILGNAVSSMGMMVRLSQLEDAGLAKDEQSALAKAFTTERMRDSVSIGRSILGGNGIVTDFEMAKIFADAEAIYSYEGTAEINTLVTGRAITGISAIV from the coding sequence ATGTCCACATCCGCTGCAGAACTCAACGACCTTCCGTACGCTGACGGCGATTTCTACGCCTTTGAACAGCTGCTGACCGCCAAGGAACAGGACCGGCTGGCCGAGGTCAGGGACTTCCTGGCGCGGGAAGTGCGGCCCATCGCCGTGGACTGCTGGAACCGCGGGGAATTTCCCATGGACCTCATTCCCAAGCTCGCCGATATCGACCTGGTCAGCCCGGTCCGGCGGCAGGGGCACTCGAATCTGTTTGCGGGCCTGCTCCACGCCGAAGTAACGCGGGCAGATGCGTCCATCGCCACCTTTCTGGGCGTCCACGACGGGTTGTTCACCGGTTCCATAGAAGTGCTTGCCTCCCGGGAGCAGAAGGATGAATGGCTTCCCGACATTTACGCCCTGAAGAAGACAGGCGCCTTCGGCCTGACAGAGCCCCTTGGCGGAAGCGATGTGGCCGGTGGTACGCGCACCACCGCCCGGCGTGAGGGCGGCAGCTGGATCCTGAACGGCGCCAAACGCTGGATAGGCAACGCCACCTTCTCGGACTGGGTAGTCGTTTACGCCCGGGACGTGGAGGACAACCAGGTCAAGGGATTCCTGGTGGACACAAAGCTGGCAGGATTCAGTGCCACAAAGATCGAGAACAAAATCTCGCTCCGCACGGTCCAAAATGCCGACATAACCCTGGACAACGTGGTGGTGCCGGACTTCTTCAAGCTTGAGCACGCCAACAGCTTCCGCGATGTCAACAAGGTCCTGAAAGTCACAAGGCTCGGCGTCGCCTGGCAGGCCGTAGGGCAGCAGTTGGCTGCCTTCGATGTTGCCCGGCGCTATGCAGTGGAACGCCACCAGTTCGGCCGGCCGCTGGCTTCCTTCCAGCTGATACAAAGCCAGCTGGTCAGGATCCTGGGCAATGCCGTCAGCTCCATGGGCATGATGGTGCGGCTCTCCCAGCTGGAGGACGCAGGCCTGGCCAAGGACGAACAGTCGGCCCTGGCCAAGGCGTTCACTACCGAACGGATGCGGGACAGCGTATCCATCGGCCGGAGTATCCTGGGCGGCAACGGGATCGTGACCGACTTTGAGATGGCAAAGATCTTTGCCGACGCCGAGGCGATTTACTCCTATGAGGGAACTGCCGAAATCAACACTCTGGTGACCGGCCGCGCGATCACCGGCATATCAGCCATCGTCTGA
- a CDS encoding M23 family metallopeptidase — MKPPLLLATLLLLPASVASTTQPLPYTHLSSGPAAMTTASGQAGTDVAAPTWKWPLTPRPKVLLDFHPPPKPWLSGHRGVDLAATHHGAPVTSPAPGTVSFVGVVVDRPVITINHGNGLRSSFEPVESTLAVGSMVAAGQDIGTALPGHCGVSACIHWGVRRGDDYVNPLQFVMDLRPSILLPLGGPP, encoded by the coding sequence ATGAAACCCCCGCTTCTCCTGGCAACACTCCTGCTCCTGCCAGCGTCAGTGGCTTCAACCACGCAGCCGCTGCCCTACACCCACCTCTCCTCCGGCCCGGCAGCCATGACGACGGCGTCCGGGCAGGCGGGTACGGATGTGGCGGCGCCCACGTGGAAGTGGCCCCTTACACCCCGGCCAAAGGTCCTGCTGGATTTTCATCCCCCGCCCAAGCCCTGGCTGAGCGGGCACAGGGGCGTGGACCTGGCAGCAACGCACCACGGCGCGCCGGTCACCTCGCCCGCGCCGGGAACTGTCAGCTTCGTGGGTGTGGTGGTGGACCGGCCGGTGATCACCATTAATCACGGCAACGGGCTGCGCAGCAGTTTCGAACCGGTTGAAAGTACGTTGGCGGTTGGCAGCATGGTTGCCGCGGGCCAGGACATCGGCACGGCCCTCCCCGGCCACTGCGGAGTATCAGCCTGCATCCACTGGGGCGTCCGCCGCGGCGACGACTATGTCAATCCCCTGCAGTTCGTCATGGACCTCCGGCCCTCCATCCTGCTGCCGCTGGGCGGCCCGCCGTAA
- the rpsB gene encoding 30S ribosomal protein S2 has translation MPVVTMRQLLDSGVHFGHQTRRWNPKMKRFIFTERNGIYIIDLQQSLSYIDRAYEFVKATVAHGGTVLFVGTKKQAQEAIAEQATRVGQPYVNQRWLGGMLTNFQTVAKRIQRMKELEEIDFDDVAGSAYTKKELLLLKRELTKLESNLGGIRNLTKAPSVLWIVDTKKEHLAVDEAKKLNIPVVAILDTNCDPDEVDFPIPGNDDAIRSVNLLTRVVADAVAEGLIARNQRATGTTEAPEEPLAEWERELLEGSKAEEAAAAPAAPAEEAEAPAAAEAPAEDAK, from the coding sequence ATGCCCGTCGTAACTATGCGCCAGCTGCTTGACAGCGGCGTCCACTTTGGACACCAGACCCGCCGTTGGAACCCGAAGATGAAGCGCTTCATCTTCACCGAGCGCAACGGCATCTACATCATCGACCTTCAGCAGTCGCTGTCCTACATCGACCGCGCCTACGAGTTCGTCAAGGCCACCGTCGCCCACGGCGGCACCGTGCTCTTCGTCGGCACCAAGAAGCAGGCCCAGGAAGCAATTGCCGAGCAGGCAACCCGCGTTGGCCAGCCCTACGTGAACCAGCGCTGGCTCGGCGGTATGCTGACCAACTTCCAGACTGTCGCCAAGCGCATCCAGCGCATGAAGGAACTCGAAGAGATTGACTTCGACGACGTCGCCGGTTCCGCATACACCAAGAAGGAGCTGCTGCTCCTCAAGCGCGAACTCACCAAGCTCGAGTCCAACCTCGGCGGTATCCGCAACCTGACCAAGGCACCGTCCGTGCTCTGGATCGTGGACACCAAGAAGGAACACCTCGCCGTTGACGAGGCCAAGAAGCTGAACATCCCGGTTGTGGCCATCCTGGACACCAACTGCGATCCCGACGAAGTCGACTTCCCGATCCCGGGCAACGACGACGCCATCCGCTCCGTGAACCTCCTGACCCGCGTTGTTGCCGACGCCGTTGCCGAGGGCCTGATCGCCCGCAACCAGCGTGCAACCGGCACCACCGAAGCTCCGGAAGAGCCCCTGGCTGAGTGGGAGCGCGAGCTCCTCGAAGGCAGCAAGGCTGAGGAAGCTGCTGCAGCCCCTGCTGCTCCGGCAGAAGAAGCTGAAGCCCCGGCCGCTGCCGAGGCTCCCGCAGAAGACGCCAAGTAA